One window of Terriglobales bacterium genomic DNA carries:
- a CDS encoding sigma-54 dependent transcriptional regulator, which yields MHSILIVDDEPGIRQSLKGALEDEGYKASTAESGEACLELLKKRAFDVILLDIWLPGMDGLEALEKIKQSEDAPEVIMISGHGTIETAVRATKLGAFDFLEKPLSLEKMLILVKNAVEARKLESENRDLKKQVQSKSVIAGDSIPMKALRQQIGVMAPTNGRVLIYGESGTGKELVALAIHAQSLRKDALFVEVNCAAIPEDRIESELFGHRKGAFPGADEDKEGRFHKADGGTLFLDEVGDMSLKTQSKVLRTLEEQRFTPVGGEEPVTVDARVIASTNKDLEEEISKGNFREDLFYRLNVIPFYVPPLRERTEDIPQLARYFLKEFAATYSRRSREITDDAIETLMRYAWPGNVRELRNVIERIVIMNPTVSKLDRKHLPPLVYRDGSRRTLGGDFSTLHQARAAYERDFILKKLDENHGNVTRTAEVLGLERSHLYRKMKTLGIAVKE from the coding sequence ATGCATAGCATCCTCATCGTGGACGACGAGCCGGGCATCCGCCAGTCGCTGAAAGGCGCGCTGGAGGACGAGGGCTACAAGGCTTCGACCGCCGAGAGCGGCGAGGCCTGCCTGGAGCTGCTCAAGAAGCGCGCCTTCGACGTAATCCTGCTCGACATCTGGCTTCCCGGAATGGATGGCCTGGAGGCGCTGGAGAAGATCAAGCAATCCGAAGACGCACCCGAGGTCATCATGATCTCCGGGCACGGCACCATCGAGACCGCGGTGCGCGCCACCAAGCTGGGCGCCTTCGACTTCCTGGAAAAACCGCTCTCGCTGGAGAAGATGCTCATCCTGGTGAAGAACGCGGTCGAAGCGCGAAAGCTGGAGAGCGAGAACCGCGACCTGAAGAAGCAGGTGCAATCGAAGAGCGTAATCGCCGGCGACAGCATCCCCATGAAGGCGCTGCGCCAGCAGATCGGGGTGATGGCGCCCACCAACGGCCGCGTGCTCATCTACGGCGAATCGGGCACGGGCAAGGAGCTGGTGGCCCTCGCCATCCACGCCCAGAGCTTGCGCAAGGATGCGCTGTTCGTCGAGGTGAACTGCGCCGCCATCCCCGAGGACCGCATCGAGAGCGAGCTCTTCGGGCACCGCAAGGGCGCCTTCCCCGGCGCCGACGAGGACAAGGAAGGCAGGTTCCACAAGGCGGACGGCGGCACGCTTTTTCTCGATGAAGTCGGCGACATGAGCCTGAAGACGCAGTCCAAAGTGCTGCGCACGCTCGAAGAGCAGCGCTTCACTCCCGTGGGCGGCGAGGAGCCCGTCACGGTGGACGCGCGTGTCATCGCCTCCACCAACAAAGACCTGGAAGAGGAGATCTCAAAGGGGAACTTCCGCGAGGACCTGTTCTATCGCCTCAACGTGATCCCCTTCTACGTGCCGCCGCTGCGCGAGCGCACCGAGGACATCCCGCAGCTGGCGCGCTACTTCCTGAAGGAGTTTGCCGCCACCTACAGCCGCCGCTCGCGTGAGATCACCGACGACGCCATCGAAACCCTGATGCGCTACGCCTGGCCGGGCAACGTGCGCGAGCTGCGCAACGTCATCGAGCGTATCGTCATTATGAATCCCACGGTCAGCAAGCTCGACCGCAAGCACCTGCCGCCGCTGGTCTATCGCGACGGCAGCCGCCGCACCCTGGGAGGCGACTTCTCCACCCTGCACCAGGCCCGCGCCGCCTACGAGCGCGATTTCATCCTGAAGAAGCTCGATGAGAACCACGGCAATGTCACCCGCACCGCCGAGGTGCTGGGCCTGGAACGCTCGCACTTGTACCGGAAGATGAAGACGCTGGGGATCGCGGTGAAAGAATAG
- the era gene encoding GTPase Era — protein MSFRSGFVSIIGRPNAGKSTLLNALVGQKVAIVTHKPQTTRNRIQGIVNVPARKGRPAGQVVFLDTPGVHKPQSSLNKKMMREVHDALEGRDLLLLITDVTERFGGGDEFVLDLVQRAGGPAFLLLNKIDRVDKGRLLPLIEGYSRKHEFQEIIPISALKRDGLDLLVDKVIHALPEGPRYFPKDQITDQPERFLAAEIIREKILIATGQEVPYASTVQVESWEESPKLTKIAAVLYCERDGQKKILIGKGGEMMKRIGTSARLEIEKLLGTKVFLEMFVKVEPNWRESREFVEGLDWRHQT, from the coding sequence GTGTCTTTCCGCTCCGGATTCGTCTCCATCATCGGCCGGCCCAACGCCGGCAAATCCACCCTACTGAACGCGCTGGTGGGCCAGAAGGTCGCCATCGTCACCCACAAACCTCAGACCACCCGCAACCGCATCCAGGGGATTGTGAATGTTCCGGCGCGTAAGGGCCGGCCCGCGGGGCAGGTGGTCTTCCTGGACACGCCCGGCGTGCATAAGCCGCAGTCGTCCCTCAACAAGAAAATGATGCGCGAGGTCCACGACGCTCTCGAAGGCCGTGACCTGCTGCTGCTCATCACCGACGTCACCGAAAGGTTCGGCGGCGGCGATGAATTCGTCCTCGACCTGGTCCAGCGGGCCGGCGGCCCCGCCTTCCTGCTGCTCAACAAGATCGACCGCGTGGACAAGGGCCGGCTGCTCCCGCTCATCGAGGGATACAGCCGGAAGCATGAGTTTCAGGAGATCATCCCCATCTCGGCGCTCAAGCGCGACGGGCTCGACCTGCTGGTCGACAAGGTCATCCACGCCCTGCCCGAGGGTCCGCGCTATTTCCCCAAAGACCAGATCACCGACCAGCCCGAGCGCTTTCTGGCGGCGGAGATCATCCGCGAAAAGATCCTCATCGCCACCGGGCAGGAGGTGCCGTATGCCAGCACGGTGCAGGTGGAGAGCTGGGAAGAGTCGCCGAAGTTGACCAAGATCGCCGCCGTTCTCTACTGCGAGCGCGACGGGCAGAAGAAGATCCTCATCGGCAAGGGCGGCGAGATGATGAAGAGGATCGGCACCTCAGCCCGGCTCGAGATCGAGAAGCTGCTCGGCACCAAGGTCTTCCTGGAAATGTTCGTCAAGGTCGAGCCCAACTGGCGCGAGTCGCGCGAGTTTGTGGAGGGTCTGGACTGGCGCCACCAGACCTAG